The following coding sequences are from one uncultured Desulfobacter sp. window:
- a CDS encoding NAD(P)-dependent oxidoreductase has translation MKEKVLVTGGAGYLGSTLVPFLLSNGYAVTVLDNFMFQQNSLLECCSDENFSVVRGDARDKTLLKRVLKNQDYIIPLAALVGAPLCNRDQLGTTSTNRDAIRTITELISKDQRILVPITNSGYGIGQKDIYCTEETPLNPISTYGATKVEAEKIVLDFGNAVSFRLATVFGMSPRMRLDLLVNDFTYRAVTDRFIVIFEGQFKRNYIHVRDVARAFLHSMQNFDEMKGEPYNVGLSDANLSKIELCEKIKEHIPEFVILEAPIGEDPDKRDYIVSNDKIERTGFRPKYSLDMGIKELIKGYTIITNSKYSNV, from the coding sequence ATGAAAGAGAAAGTATTGGTAACCGGCGGTGCTGGCTATCTGGGATCGACGCTTGTTCCTTTTTTACTGAGTAATGGTTATGCCGTGACGGTATTGGATAATTTCATGTTTCAACAGAATTCTCTCCTTGAATGCTGCTCTGATGAAAATTTCTCTGTAGTTCGAGGCGATGCGCGTGATAAAACTCTGCTGAAACGCGTGTTAAAAAATCAAGACTATATTATCCCCCTTGCCGCCCTCGTTGGCGCTCCGCTTTGTAACAGAGATCAGCTTGGTACAACTTCTACAAATCGTGATGCGATCAGGACAATAACGGAGTTAATTTCAAAAGATCAAAGGATATTGGTCCCGATTACGAACAGCGGTTACGGCATAGGACAAAAAGATATTTATTGCACGGAAGAAACGCCGTTAAATCCTATTTCCACTTATGGAGCCACAAAAGTTGAAGCTGAAAAAATTGTTTTAGATTTTGGAAATGCGGTTAGTTTTCGTCTGGCAACTGTTTTTGGGATGAGCCCAAGAATGAGACTTGATTTACTGGTTAATGATTTTACCTACAGAGCGGTGACTGATCGCTTTATTGTCATTTTTGAGGGACAGTTTAAAAGAAATTATATTCATGTGCGAGATGTTGCCAGAGCTTTTTTGCATAGCATGCAAAATTTTGATGAGATGAAAGGAGAACCATATAACGTTGGCCTTTCAGACGCTAATCTCTCAAAAATAGAACTCTGTGAAAAAATAAAAGAACATATTCCTGAATTTGTTATTTTAGAAGCGCCCATCGGAGAAGATCCCGATAAACGTGATTATATTGTTTCAAATGATAAAATTGAACGTACAGGTTTCAGACCAAAGTATTCTCTGGATATGGGAATTAAGGAACTGATTAAAGGCTACACTATAATTACCAACAGCAAATATTCCAATGTTTAG
- a CDS encoding NAD-dependent epimerase/dehydratase family protein, whose amino-acid sequence MKKLLICGASGFIGRNLAEYFAASGQYEVHGTYFNSAPLEMEGVKLTQANLTNQADVDRVISGKDIVIQAAATTSGAKEIINKPYYHVTDNAVMNSLIYRSAFENKIEHLIFYSCTVMYQSSETPLKENDFNAAEELHKNYFGAGWTKVYLEKMADFFSRISDTKFTVFRHSNIYGPYDKYDLERSHVFGATITKVMTAKEGSSISVWGQGKAKRDLLHVEDLMKATDLALESQKESYQLFNIGLGKAVSVADLVQKIIDASGKNVSIEFDINQPDIETTLCLDTSLAKEKIAWQPQISLEDGIAKTIAWYQDNPPVV is encoded by the coding sequence ATGAAGAAATTACTCATCTGTGGTGCATCTGGATTCATCGGACGAAACTTAGCCGAGTACTTCGCCGCATCCGGCCAATATGAAGTGCATGGGACCTATTTTAACTCAGCCCCTCTTGAGATGGAAGGGGTCAAACTCACTCAAGCGAATCTCACCAATCAGGCTGATGTGGATCGTGTCATATCAGGTAAAGACATTGTGATCCAAGCCGCAGCTACGACATCAGGCGCAAAGGAAATCATTAATAAGCCCTATTACCATGTTACTGATAATGCTGTGATGAACTCACTGATCTACCGGTCGGCTTTCGAAAACAAGATTGAACATTTAATTTTCTATAGCTGCACGGTCATGTACCAATCATCCGAAACGCCACTTAAAGAAAATGATTTTAATGCGGCAGAAGAACTTCACAAAAACTACTTCGGTGCAGGGTGGACTAAGGTTTATCTGGAGAAGATGGCTGACTTCTTTTCCCGAATCAGTGACACCAAATTCACTGTATTCCGCCACTCCAACATTTACGGCCCGTATGATAAGTATGATTTAGAACGTTCTCACGTATTCGGGGCAACCATCACCAAAGTGATGACAGCCAAAGAAGGCTCCAGCATTTCAGTTTGGGGCCAAGGTAAGGCAAAACGAGACCTGTTGCATGTTGAAGACCTGATGAAGGCAACTGATCTTGCGCTTGAGAGTCAGAAGGAAAGCTATCAACTTTTCAACATAGGTTTGGGCAAAGCAGTCTCCGTTGCGGACCTGGTGCAAAAAATAATTGATGCATCCGGCAAGAATGTATCAATCGAATTTGACATCAACCAGCCGGATATTGAGACCACGCTTTGCCTGGATACCTCACTGGCAAAGGAAAAAATCGCCTGGCAGCCACAAATTTCCTTGGAGGATGGTATTGCAAAAACAATCGCGTGGTACCAGGACAATCCGCCGGTGGTTTAA
- a CDS encoding NAD-dependent epimerase/dehydratase family protein, which translates to MNKVFVAGGTGLVGRMIVRTLSEAGKQVRASYHSQHSSLDLSADYIPADFTVKESCIESCKGCSSAIMCAAVTGGAAANAKAPWKQMNETVVMNSNLLEAFHHNGIKRVVFVGSATCYQPSDHPMRENELDLNQNPAENFMGVGWANRYIEKLCEFWHMKTGMQIICIRGSSIFGPYDKFDPKQSNFVPALIRKAVDGMAPFEVWGSPHVLRDLIYVEDFSTAVVALLESGIEFDTFNLGAGAEISVGEVVSLIFEHTGLVTKTIFKDNAPGSISRRAIDCSKVRGAIGPYIKVNSSEGIRKTIDWWQANRGSWAR; encoded by the coding sequence ATGAATAAGGTGTTTGTTGCCGGCGGAACTGGGCTGGTAGGCAGAATGATAGTGCGTACTCTATCCGAAGCAGGAAAACAAGTACGCGCGAGTTACCATTCCCAACATTCGTCCCTTGACCTATCCGCAGACTATATACCTGCAGATTTTACCGTGAAGGAGAGCTGTATTGAATCGTGCAAAGGATGCTCGTCTGCTATCATGTGTGCCGCAGTGACCGGTGGAGCAGCAGCAAATGCAAAGGCGCCTTGGAAGCAGATGAATGAGACTGTTGTTATGAATTCAAACCTTCTGGAAGCATTTCATCACAACGGCATCAAACGAGTCGTTTTTGTAGGGTCGGCAACCTGCTATCAGCCCTCCGATCATCCTATGCGAGAAAATGAACTTGATCTAAACCAGAATCCCGCAGAAAACTTCATGGGCGTTGGCTGGGCCAACCGATATATCGAAAAGCTCTGCGAATTCTGGCATATGAAGACGGGTATGCAGATCATCTGCATTCGCGGATCCAGCATCTTTGGGCCATATGATAAATTTGACCCTAAACAATCCAACTTTGTCCCTGCACTGATCCGAAAGGCTGTTGATGGAATGGCGCCATTCGAGGTCTGGGGTTCACCCCATGTCCTCCGTGACCTCATTTATGTTGAGGATTTTTCAACTGCTGTGGTTGCGTTGCTGGAATCAGGTATCGAATTCGACACGTTTAATCTAGGAGCAGGGGCTGAAATAAGTGTAGGGGAAGTAGTTTCGTTGATTTTTGAGCATACAGGGCTCGTCACAAAAACAATCTTCAAGGATAACGCCCCCGGCAGTATCAGCCGGCGTGCGATTGATTGCTCGAAAGTCAGGGGGGCTATTGGACCCTACATCAAGGTTAATAGCAGCGAGGGAATCCGAAAGACCATCGACTGGTGGCAGGCAAACAGGGGGTCATGGGCTCGGTAA
- a CDS encoding TIGR00180 family glycosyltransferase, whose amino-acid sequence MFKAAILIPTKNRSDFLSRQLRYYSSVNCMHAIYIGDASDEREKDALEKAIEKYSENLTIHYYHWPDYNDRQTITRLAKVASEKYCCFTGDDDFLIPNSISKCTDFLERNGEYRTAQGKAITIALEDDIVYGAIKGFSPYWQKKESEWRTGKERLQHFSANYWVPQFSVHRTAEFIDDSEHYESMPNKSFGELVHSYTFIIKGKSKFIDCLYLIRQVHNRRYFLPSLIDWITRDDWLESYKLFANSLEMALVKTDNIPLSEAQESVKKAFWNYFSNGVIKNKKNSINLQQIKKQRIKNILEKQIIGKKSLSLAKKVRNYTNGYPRGLFLEQLLLLSSPYYSDFYPVYKLIAHHNQ is encoded by the coding sequence GGTATTATTCTTCCGTGAATTGCATGCATGCCATTTATATTGGGGATGCGAGCGATGAAAGGGAAAAGGACGCGCTTGAAAAAGCGATTGAAAAGTATTCAGAAAATTTGACAATACACTATTATCATTGGCCTGATTATAACGATAGACAAACAATAACCAGACTGGCAAAAGTTGCGAGTGAAAAATATTGTTGTTTTACAGGTGATGATGATTTCTTAATCCCTAACTCAATTTCAAAATGTACTGATTTTTTAGAACGAAATGGTGAATACCGAACTGCGCAAGGAAAAGCTATTACAATAGCTCTTGAAGATGATATTGTATATGGAGCAATTAAAGGATTTTCACCATACTGGCAAAAAAAGGAGTCTGAGTGGAGAACCGGAAAAGAAAGGCTTCAACATTTTTCGGCTAACTATTGGGTCCCTCAGTTTTCTGTCCACAGAACCGCTGAGTTCATTGATGATTCAGAGCATTATGAAAGTATGCCGAACAAAAGCTTCGGCGAGCTTGTGCATTCATATACATTTATTATAAAGGGAAAGTCTAAATTTATCGATTGTTTGTATTTAATTAGACAAGTACACAATAGAAGATATTTTCTTCCAAGCCTTATAGATTGGATTACAAGAGATGACTGGTTGGAAAGTTACAAGTTATTTGCCAACAGCTTGGAAATGGCTTTAGTTAAAACCGATAACATTCCATTGTCTGAAGCCCAAGAATCTGTAAAGAAGGCGTTCTGGAACTATTTCTCTAATGGAGTTATCAAAAACAAAAAAAATTCAATAAATCTGCAGCAAATAAAAAAACAAAGAATCAAGAATATTCTTGAAAAACAGATTATTGGAAAAAAAAGTCTTTCGTTGGCAAAAAAAGTCAGAAATTATACAAACGGTTATCCTCGAGGACTGTTTTTAGAGCAATTACTGCTTTTATCCTCTCCTTATTATTCAGATTTTTATCCTGTATACAAATTGATTGCGCATCATAATCAATAG
- a CDS encoding thiamine pyrophosphate-dependent dehydrogenase E1 component subunit alpha: MTEHPSYDRLFYETLRIRLAEEEIARIYPSDKIQSPVHLSIGQEHISVGICAALERQDLVFGTYRSHALYLAKGGSMNGLMAELFGKRTGCGKGKAGSMHLVAPEVGMMGASAIVAATIPHAVGAAMAAKVRRTNQIVVCFYGEGATGEGVYHESLNFASIMQLPIIFVCENNGLSIFTRSKDIMSFDITEHAAAYGIQTRCIDNGMDLDLIADTAKELVDCVRGTPQPIVFEIKTYRYRQHVGPNEDYDIGYRSIDELQTWQALDPLIQDMDRVARFTREIQAEIAEAIEFAENSEFPNKNDLLEDLR; this comes from the coding sequence ATGACCGAACACCCATCATATGACAGACTCTTTTACGAAACCTTAAGGATTCGCCTGGCAGAAGAAGAGATCGCCAGAATTTATCCCTCGGACAAAATTCAGAGTCCGGTTCATCTTTCCATAGGTCAAGAACACATATCCGTCGGTATTTGCGCTGCTCTGGAGAGGCAGGACCTTGTTTTCGGGACATATCGCAGCCATGCTTTGTATCTGGCAAAAGGCGGTTCGATGAATGGCCTGATGGCCGAGCTATTCGGCAAACGGACTGGATGCGGCAAAGGCAAGGCCGGTTCCATGCACCTGGTGGCACCGGAAGTAGGAATGATGGGGGCGTCTGCAATTGTAGCCGCTACGATCCCGCATGCCGTAGGCGCAGCAATGGCGGCAAAGGTCCGCAGAACAAATCAGATAGTTGTCTGTTTCTATGGTGAAGGGGCTACGGGGGAAGGGGTCTATCACGAGAGTCTTAACTTTGCCTCGATAATGCAGCTGCCCATAATTTTTGTCTGCGAGAACAACGGCTTATCGATATTCACACGATCAAAAGACATAATGTCCTTTGATATTACTGAACATGCGGCTGCTTACGGCATCCAAACCCGATGTATCGACAATGGCATGGATCTGGACTTGATTGCGGATACGGCCAAAGAACTGGTCGATTGTGTAAGAGGCACACCTCAGCCCATTGTATTTGAGATCAAGACCTACCGTTATCGCCAGCATGTAGGCCCAAATGAAGACTACGACATCGGTTACCGATCAATTGATGAACTTCAGACATGGCAAGCCTTAGACCCATTGATCCAGGATATGGATCGGGTGGCAAGATTCACCCGGGAAATCCAGGCCGAGATCGCCGAGGCCATTGAGTTTGCAGAAAATAGTGAATTTCCAAATAAAAACGACCTGCTTGAGGACCTGCGCTGA